A stretch of Acidimicrobiales bacterium DNA encodes these proteins:
- a CDS encoding TauD/TfdA family dioxygenase — protein MRDLRLRPISGALGAEVTGIDLGDLDADAVAAIRDAFVDHHVLVFRDQDLTPEDQVAFGRHFGELDTHPFVEMNEQHGEILDVVTEPDDRSNFGGGWHTDLTFLDEPDLGSILYAVEVPETGGDTLFANQHLAYDALSETMRAILDDLEAVHSAAPQYGEGGLSTYSKSMETKDSELSYKTVVHPVVRTHPESGRKALYVNGAFTTGIVGMHGAESRHLLEFLLKHAVRERFTCRVRWEPGTLVMWDNRSVQHYALHDYAGQRRHMRRVTVKGDRPV, from the coding sequence ATGCGCGACCTTCGCCTGCGGCCCATTTCCGGCGCACTCGGTGCCGAGGTGACCGGCATCGATCTCGGCGATCTCGATGCCGACGCCGTCGCCGCGATCCGCGACGCGTTCGTCGACCACCACGTCCTGGTCTTCCGCGACCAGGACCTCACCCCGGAGGACCAGGTCGCCTTCGGTCGCCACTTCGGCGAGCTCGACACCCATCCGTTCGTGGAGATGAACGAACAGCACGGTGAGATCCTCGACGTCGTCACGGAGCCGGACGACCGCAGCAACTTCGGCGGCGGGTGGCACACCGACCTGACGTTCCTCGACGAGCCCGATCTCGGGTCGATCCTCTACGCGGTCGAGGTGCCGGAGACCGGGGGCGACACCCTCTTCGCCAATCAGCACCTCGCCTACGACGCGCTGAGCGAGACGATGCGAGCCATCCTCGATGATCTCGAGGCGGTGCACAGCGCGGCCCCCCAGTACGGCGAGGGTGGCCTCTCGACGTACAGCAAGAGCATGGAGACGAAGGACTCCGAGCTCTCCTACAAGACGGTCGTGCATCCGGTCGTGCGGACCCATCCGGAGTCCGGTCGCAAGGCGCTCTACGTGAACGGCGCGTTCACGACCGGCATCGTCGGCATGCACGGCGCCGAGTCCCGCCACCTCCTCGAGTTCCTGCTGAAGCACGCCGTGCGCGAGCGCTTCACCTGTCGCGTTCGATGGGAACCGGGCACGCTGGTGATGTGGGACAACCGCAGCGTGCAGCACTACGCGCTCCACGACTACGCCGGGCAGCGCCGCCACATGCGGCGGGTCACGGTCAAGGGCGATCGCCCGGTATGA
- a CDS encoding pyridoxal-phosphate dependent enzyme, giving the protein MTALDAQPRVTLGHWPTPLEPADRLRAIQGGPRVWLKRDDCSGLAFGGNKTRKLEFLLGRALADEATGVVTFGALQSNHCRQAAAACNRVGLPCHLILTTAVDRDDAHYTGSGNRMLDDVLGATVHVVADNDAALTRCGELLAGDPALAVIGPGGSDATGTLGYVAAARELADQLHAEGVVPTEVVVAASTGGTAAGLLLGLALAGMPTPVRAVAVYADGATTSGVVDHLVTETAALLGVDPPSPELLRVDDSGLGDGYGIETAASHGAIDVLARAEGVLLDPVYTAKAFAALLADPGAADDDVVFVHTGGQPGLFAYAAAFAVDGDT; this is encoded by the coding sequence ATGACCGCACTCGACGCGCAGCCGCGCGTCACGCTCGGCCACTGGCCCACGCCGCTCGAACCCGCCGATCGGCTGCGGGCGATCCAGGGTGGGCCCCGCGTCTGGCTGAAGCGCGACGACTGTTCCGGTCTGGCGTTCGGCGGCAACAAGACCCGCAAGCTCGAGTTCCTACTGGGTCGGGCTCTCGCCGACGAGGCGACCGGTGTGGTCACGTTCGGTGCGCTCCAGTCGAACCACTGTCGCCAGGCCGCGGCGGCCTGCAACCGGGTCGGTCTGCCGTGCCACCTGATCCTCACGACCGCGGTGGACCGCGACGACGCCCACTACACCGGGTCCGGCAACCGGATGCTCGACGACGTCCTCGGCGCGACGGTCCACGTCGTGGCCGACAACGACGCGGCGCTCACCCGGTGCGGCGAGCTGCTCGCCGGCGACCCCGCGCTCGCGGTGATCGGCCCGGGCGGGTCCGACGCCACCGGCACACTCGGCTATGTCGCTGCGGCCCGCGAACTGGCGGACCAGCTCCACGCCGAGGGGGTCGTGCCGACCGAGGTGGTGGTCGCGGCGTCGACCGGCGGCACTGCGGCGGGTCTCCTGCTCGGCCTCGCCCTGGCGGGGATGCCCACGCCGGTACGTGCCGTCGCCGTCTACGCCGACGGGGCGACCACGAGCGGCGTCGTCGACCATCTCGTCACCGAGACCGCCGCGCTGCTCGGTGTCGACCCGCCGTCGCCGGAGCTGCTCCGCGTCGACGACTCCGGCCTCGGCGACGGCTACGGCATCGAAACCGCGGCGTCACACGGGGCGATCGACGTCCTCGCCCGGGCCGAGGGCGTGTTGCTCGACCCCGTCTACACGGCCAAGGCGTTCGCCGCGCTCCTCGCCGACCCCGGAGCCGCGGACGACGACGTCGTCTTCGTGCACACGGGCGGCCAGCCGGGCCTTTTCGCCTACGCAGCGGCGTTCGCGGTGGACGGCGACACCTGA
- a CDS encoding metalloregulator ArsR/SmtB family transcription factor, which yields MPNDRSEPHRVFQALADPTRCRVIERLAAGPTSTTSLAEEFDMALPSFLQHLRVLSDVGLVTSTKNGRVRTYALDPTGLEFVAEWLDDNRLRWETRLDQLDELVIRLHEEEK from the coding sequence GTGCCTAACGATCGATCAGAGCCGCACCGGGTGTTCCAGGCCCTCGCCGACCCGACCCGCTGCCGCGTGATCGAGCGACTCGCCGCCGGCCCGACGTCGACGACGAGCCTGGCCGAGGAGTTCGACATGGCCCTGCCGTCGTTTCTCCAACACCTGCGCGTGCTGTCCGACGTCGGTTTGGTGACGTCGACGAAGAACGGGCGGGTCCGCACCTACGCCCTGGACCCCACGGGACTGGAGTTCGTCGCCGAATGGCTCGACGACAACCGCCTCCGGTGGGAGACACGGCTCGACCAACTCGACGAGCTGGTCATCCGACTCCACGAAGAGGAGAAGTAA
- a CDS encoding MFS transporter produces MTTLTSIPPSSHPATPEPAVVADKRRQRNILLATCTALMAVMASVSGLNVAQQELAIDLGASQNAILWIINGYTVALAALLMPVGAIGDRWGRKHVLLAGLAVFVVASLAAGLATTTAMMIAARVLAGVGAAMIMPVTLSVITSSFADEDRAQAIGVWAGVAGSGGLVGLFAASFMVDVLTWRWLFAIPAVLVLYSAYMTVRHIPNSVEHSEHPFDVVGSLFSMLAIGGLVLGIHEGPEQGWTAPITLGSIAIGIIGSIAFVAWERRHVDPLLDVRVFRNRALSGGAVTLMALFAVMFGIFLVLFPFMQAVIGWSALRSAVALLPMAFVMMPTSAVLSPKVTDRLGTRNAMLLGATTAGIGLMTLALRASVDGGYGSILPGLLIIGLGMGLTMTPATAAITETLPEDKQGVASALNDTTRELGGAIGVALLGSILTTRYESSIDPHLEGIPEQFAEPAREGIGSAFGVASTTPEYGPAIIEAAKDAFVDGWVQSMWIGVGLVAVAIVHLAVNGPRRADAVAPAPVLAD; encoded by the coding sequence ATGACCACCCTCACCTCGATCCCCCCATCATCTCATCCCGCGACGCCCGAACCCGCCGTCGTGGCCGACAAGCGCCGCCAGCGCAACATCCTCCTCGCCACCTGCACCGCCCTCATGGCCGTCATGGCGTCCGTCTCCGGGCTGAACGTCGCCCAACAGGAACTCGCCATCGACCTGGGCGCGTCCCAGAACGCGATCCTGTGGATCATCAACGGCTACACGGTCGCGCTCGCCGCGCTACTGATGCCGGTCGGCGCCATCGGTGACCGCTGGGGCCGCAAGCACGTGCTCCTCGCGGGCCTCGCCGTGTTCGTCGTCGCCAGCCTCGCCGCCGGCCTGGCGACCACCACGGCCATGATGATCGCCGCTCGCGTCCTCGCCGGCGTCGGCGCGGCGATGATCATGCCCGTCACCTTGTCGGTGATCACCTCGAGCTTCGCCGACGAGGACCGGGCCCAGGCCATCGGGGTGTGGGCGGGCGTCGCCGGCTCGGGCGGCCTCGTCGGGCTCTTTGCCGCCTCCTTCATGGTCGACGTGCTCACCTGGCGCTGGCTCTTCGCCATCCCCGCCGTGCTCGTCCTCTACTCCGCGTACATGACGGTGCGTCACATCCCGAACTCGGTGGAGCACAGCGAGCACCCGTTCGACGTGGTCGGCTCGCTGTTCTCGATGCTCGCCATCGGCGGCCTCGTCCTCGGCATCCATGAGGGACCCGAACAGGGCTGGACCGCGCCGATCACCCTCGGGTCGATCGCCATCGGCATCATCGGATCCATCGCCTTCGTCGCTTGGGAACGCCGTCATGTCGATCCGCTGCTCGACGTCCGGGTCTTCCGCAACCGTGCGCTCTCCGGCGGGGCGGTGACGTTGATGGCGCTGTTCGCCGTGATGTTCGGCATCTTCCTCGTCCTCTTCCCCTTCATGCAGGCCGTGATCGGCTGGTCGGCACTGCGCTCCGCCGTCGCCCTCCTCCCGATGGCCTTCGTGATGATGCCCACCTCGGCCGTGCTCTCCCCCAAGGTCACCGATCGACTCGGTACCCGCAACGCGATGCTGCTCGGTGCGACGACCGCCGGGATCGGCCTCATGACGCTCGCCCTGCGAGCGTCGGTCGACGGCGGCTACGGGTCGATCCTTCCCGGGCTGCTCATCATCGGCCTCGGCATGGGCCTCACCATGACCCCGGCGACGGCGGCGATCACCGAGACCCTGCCCGAGGACAAACAGGGCGTGGCGTCCGCGCTCAACGACACCACCCGCGAGCTGGGCGGTGCGATCGGCGTGGCCCTCCTCGGCTCGATCCTCACCACCCGCTACGAATCGAGCATCGACCCCCACCTCGAGGGCATCCCCGAGCAGTTCGCCGAACCGGCCCGCGAGGGCATCGGGAGCGCCTTCGGCGTGGCGAGCACGACCCCTGAGTACGGTCCCGCGATCATCGAGGCCGCGAAGGACGCCTTCGTCGACGGCTGGGTCCAGTCGATGTGGATCGGGGTCGGCCTCGTGGCCGTCGCCATCGTGCATCTCGCCGTCAACGGTCCCCGACGGGCGGACGCCGTGGCGCCCGCGCCGGTGCTCGCCGACTGA
- a CDS encoding bifunctional NAD(P)/FAD-dependent oxidoreductase/class I SAM-dependent methyltransferase, translating to MSEHTPHSIERHGDVLVVGGSAAGLAAALQLGRQRRSVMVVDAGEPRNAPAAAMHGFLGRDATPPSELIGVGREEVRSYGGEVLSGRVVELTRHDRGFRADLVGGHSVVARHVVIATGIVDVLPDIDGVADQWGRGVIHCPFCHGYEVRDRRIVQIVTHPMGLHSAPLFRQLSDRLTVVVHEPADIDRADLDALDAAGVEIVERWVARVVTGPTGEISGVELASGEVLDADAVVVGPRFAAATAPFERVGVAAAPHPSGLGTAVEVDELGATSVPGVWAAGNVTDPSQQVIQAAAAGARVGAMVAFALAQEDLAADGRPSSNEVDWDRRYAGDRLWSGNPNGALVTELDGVAPGTALDVGSGEGGDAIWLAEQGWTVTASDISTTALAVVAAEADRRGLPIECLHADANAIDAYGSRRFDLVSAHYASIPRTADDRGLHNLLDAVAPGGTLLVVSHDITPMRHPVDTTTVSRVFDPDAYLRVEDVEAVVRSSPSWTIEVHETRPRPPGAASAHHVDDVVLRARRHPR from the coding sequence ATGTCCGAACACACACCGCACTCCATCGAACGCCACGGCGACGTCCTCGTCGTCGGTGGTTCGGCCGCCGGACTCGCCGCGGCCCTCCAGCTCGGCCGGCAGCGGCGATCGGTGATGGTCGTCGACGCCGGTGAACCCCGCAACGCGCCCGCGGCGGCGATGCACGGCTTCCTCGGGCGCGACGCAACGCCGCCGTCGGAGCTCATCGGCGTCGGCCGTGAGGAGGTCCGCAGCTATGGCGGTGAGGTGCTCAGCGGGCGTGTGGTCGAGCTGACCCGACACGACCGCGGCTTTCGGGCCGACCTGGTCGGCGGCCACTCGGTCGTGGCCCGACACGTGGTGATCGCGACCGGCATCGTCGACGTCCTCCCCGACATCGACGGTGTGGCCGACCAGTGGGGGCGGGGCGTGATCCACTGCCCGTTCTGCCACGGCTACGAGGTCCGCGACCGCCGGATCGTCCAGATCGTGACCCATCCGATGGGGCTCCACTCCGCGCCGCTCTTCCGGCAGCTGTCCGACCGCTTGACCGTCGTCGTGCACGAGCCGGCCGATATCGACCGGGCCGACCTCGACGCCCTCGACGCCGCCGGCGTGGAGATCGTGGAGCGGTGGGTCGCCCGGGTCGTCACCGGCCCGACGGGCGAGATCTCGGGGGTCGAGCTCGCGTCGGGCGAGGTGCTCGACGCTGACGCGGTCGTGGTCGGGCCTCGCTTCGCCGCGGCGACCGCGCCGTTCGAGCGCGTGGGTGTCGCCGCTGCGCCTCACCCATCCGGCCTCGGGACGGCGGTCGAGGTCGACGAGCTCGGCGCGACCTCGGTGCCGGGCGTCTGGGCGGCCGGGAACGTGACCGACCCGAGCCAGCAGGTCATCCAGGCGGCCGCCGCCGGCGCCCGGGTCGGTGCGATGGTCGCGTTCGCGTTGGCGCAAGAGGACCTCGCCGCCGACGGGCGCCCGTCCTCGAACGAGGTCGACTGGGACCGGCGCTATGCCGGCGATCGTCTCTGGAGCGGCAACCCCAACGGGGCCCTCGTCACCGAGCTCGACGGGGTTGCGCCGGGGACCGCCCTCGACGTCGGCTCAGGTGAGGGCGGCGACGCGATCTGGCTCGCCGAGCAGGGATGGACGGTCACGGCGTCAGACATCTCGACGACCGCCCTCGCGGTCGTTGCGGCCGAGGCAGACCGGCGCGGTCTGCCGATCGAATGTCTCCACGCCGACGCCAACGCCATCGATGCCTACGGCTCGCGCCGGTTCGACCTCGTCTCCGCGCACTACGCCTCGATTCCCCGGACGGCCGACGATCGTGGGCTGCACAACCTGCTCGACGCCGTCGCTCCCGGGGGCACCCTGCTCGTGGTCAGCCACGACATCACGCCGATGCGGCACCCGGTCGACACCACCACGGTCAGCCGGGTCTTCGACCCTGACGCCTACCTGCGGGTCGAGGACGTGGAAGCGGTCGTCCGCAGCTCCCCGTCGTGGACGATCGAGGTCCATGAGACGCGACCCCGGCCCCCCGGAGCCGCGTCCGCCCACCATGTCGACGACGTCGTTCTTCGCGCCCGTCGCCACCCGCGTTGA
- a CDS encoding SRPBCC family protein produces the protein MSFTPYPVNPELDLVLEREVAVPPELVWRAWTEPELLKQFFTPRPWETPDAEVDLRPGGVFRTVMRSPEGDEFDNTGCYLEIVPGEKLSWTSVLGPDYRPRPTAAGDVAMTAIIELEPTATGGTRYRAVAVHNDVDSRAQHEEMGFHDGWGTVLDQLVELMTHAT, from the coding sequence GTGAGCTTCACCCCCTACCCCGTCAACCCCGAACTCGACCTCGTGCTCGAGCGGGAGGTCGCCGTCCCGCCTGAGCTCGTCTGGCGAGCCTGGACCGAACCCGAGCTCCTCAAGCAGTTCTTCACGCCCCGGCCGTGGGAGACCCCCGACGCCGAGGTCGATCTCCGGCCGGGCGGCGTGTTCCGCACCGTGATGCGCTCACCGGAGGGCGACGAGTTCGACAACACCGGTTGCTATCTCGAGATCGTCCCCGGCGAGAAGCTCTCGTGGACCTCGGTGCTCGGCCCCGACTACCGGCCCCGACCGACCGCCGCCGGCGACGTGGCGATGACGGCGATCATCGAACTCGAGCCGACCGCGACGGGCGGTACCCGCTACCGGGCGGTCGCCGTCCACAACGACGTCGACTCCCGTGCCCAACACGAGGAGATGGGCTTTCACGACGGCTGGGGCACCGTGCTCGACCAGCTGGTCGAGCTGATGACGCACGCAACCTGA
- a CDS encoding XRE family transcriptional regulator: MTARLEDIEHLVRSRLRSLRTSMGLSLDALAERTNLSASTISRVETGNRTISLDILLPLATALQIDLDSLLDLTNDEDVVIRPQPSRSGDRTTWMLSRPTGSTVALKQRLQPTSRRPEQRVHPGHDWFFVLEGRVRLLLGDREILVERGEAAEFATMTPHAFAAVDEPAEVIMIFDRDGHRAHTHDESAPSEPG; encoded by the coding sequence ATGACCGCCCGCCTCGAGGACATCGAGCATCTCGTGCGGAGCAGATTGCGCAGCCTCCGGACGTCGATGGGGCTGTCGCTCGACGCCCTGGCCGAGCGGACCAACCTCAGCGCGTCGACGATAAGCCGGGTGGAGACCGGCAACCGGACCATCAGCCTCGACATCTTGTTGCCGCTCGCCACCGCGTTGCAGATCGACCTCGACTCGCTCCTCGACCTCACCAACGACGAGGACGTCGTGATCCGCCCACAACCCAGCCGGTCCGGCGACCGCACCACCTGGATGTTGAGCCGCCCGACCGGTTCGACGGTTGCGCTCAAGCAGCGGTTGCAGCCGACGTCACGCCGACCGGAGCAGCGGGTCCATCCCGGCCACGATTGGTTCTTCGTGCTCGAGGGTCGGGTGCGCCTGTTGCTCGGCGACCGCGAGATCCTCGTCGAGCGGGGCGAAGCCGCCGAGTTCGCCACGATGACCCCCCACGCCTTCGCCGCGGTCGACGAGCCGGCCGAGGTCATCATGATCTTCGACCGCGACGGCCACCGCGCCCACACCCACGACGAGTCGGCCCCGTCCGAACCGGGGTGA
- a CDS encoding DUF1214 domain-containing protein has translation MPMSDLTALVRGFTDRIAALAADVVGPPFPDAPGEQIEHLLEQMTRFVEWEVFHADPTRPAFHRHNDLVSQWGGPNADNVYRHARISPQHRYRITGRMHSCDQWLLAIRKGFMHNEVWGTVATLTASDLGIGPGDDFEITLGSGGTGPAHVELPDGAIMVSIREYYYDWSADEPATFVIECLDDPGPVAAPIADDLAPLLDRAFMQVDDSVRNWNRYLIENRDEREPNVFASGLEVAKGLSAARYAFNFWDLAPDESIFVEADVPHADYWALQLYRMGTFELTDPWDRVCSRNHRQTTVSADGRIRLVVGPTDVGAANWLDTGGRATGLCTFRWFWPHDDVAPEISTQVVRATDLDAVMGEATPRIGSDERAAELAARRRHLAWRFRT, from the coding sequence ATGCCGATGTCCGATCTCACCGCACTCGTCCGGGGATTCACCGACCGCATCGCTGCGCTCGCCGCGGACGTGGTCGGTCCGCCGTTCCCCGACGCGCCGGGCGAGCAGATCGAGCACCTGCTCGAGCAGATGACGCGATTCGTGGAGTGGGAGGTCTTCCACGCCGACCCGACCCGTCCGGCCTTTCACCGCCACAACGATCTCGTCAGCCAGTGGGGCGGCCCCAACGCCGACAACGTGTACCGCCACGCCCGGATCAGCCCGCAGCACCGGTACCGCATCACCGGCCGTATGCACTCCTGCGATCAGTGGCTGCTCGCCATCCGCAAGGGGTTCATGCACAACGAGGTCTGGGGCACCGTCGCGACACTGACCGCCTCGGATCTGGGGATCGGGCCCGGCGACGACTTCGAGATCACGCTCGGGAGCGGCGGGACCGGCCCCGCCCATGTCGAGCTGCCCGACGGGGCGATCATGGTGTCGATCCGCGAGTACTACTACGACTGGTCCGCCGATGAGCCCGCCACGTTCGTGATCGAATGCCTGGACGATCCCGGTCCGGTGGCCGCTCCGATCGCGGACGACCTCGCCCCACTCCTGGACCGGGCGTTCATGCAGGTCGACGACTCCGTGCGGAACTGGAACCGCTATCTGATCGAGAACCGCGACGAGCGCGAACCCAACGTCTTCGCGAGCGGGCTCGAGGTCGCGAAAGGGCTCTCGGCCGCCCGCTACGCGTTCAACTTCTGGGACCTCGCCCCCGACGAGTCGATCTTCGTGGAGGCCGACGTGCCCCACGCCGACTACTGGGCGCTCCAGCTCTACCGCATGGGAACGTTCGAGCTCACCGACCCGTGGGACCGCGTCTGCTCCCGCAACCACCGCCAGACGACGGTCTCGGCCGACGGCCGCATCCGCCTCGTCGTCGGACCCACCGACGTCGGCGCGGCCAACTGGCTCGACACCGGAGGGCGCGCCACGGGCCTGTGCACGTTCCGCTGGTTCTGGCCCCACGACGACGTGGCCCCCGAGATCTCGACGCAGGTCGTACGGGCGACCGACCTCGACGCCGTCATGGGCGAGGCGACTCCCCGGATCGGCAGTGACGAGCGAGCGGCTGAGCTGGCGGCCCGGCGCCGCCATCTCGCCTGGCGCTTCCGCACCTGA
- a CDS encoding sulfotransferase — protein sequence MHADKLLDEAGVALDAAADEPFRIIVDDLRDRARLTDVGADFTRRWLLRLLRGHADLRDVATADPGVVDETIEAPVVVAGAPRTGTTYLHGLLAQLPGVRAPQGWELLSPLPPPTGDEADDDPRIRAADEELTFPQRISEPMLAIHRYAGRMHKECLSAMSFAFRSEEFISRYDLPNYVDWLAAADMTTAYDTHRRVLQVLQRRQRTGRWVLKSPVHLNNLPTLMAVYPDARIVITHREPAEVLGSVTSLVANLRRAFSDRVDEAATGRYHLELYGRTLSSLGPWLDDGVVAPDRVVHVRQADLIADPQATLDEIAARFGLPTATVDARPPVETGSHDYTLQGTTPTEVTRTFAPYRTRFLSS from the coding sequence ATGCACGCCGACAAGCTCCTCGACGAGGCGGGCGTGGCCCTCGACGCGGCGGCGGACGAACCGTTCCGGATCATCGTCGACGATCTGCGCGACCGGGCCCGGCTCACCGACGTCGGCGCGGACTTCACCCGCCGTTGGCTCCTCCGGCTCCTCCGGGGCCACGCCGACCTCCGTGACGTGGCGACCGCGGATCCCGGCGTCGTCGACGAAACGATCGAGGCGCCGGTGGTCGTCGCCGGCGCGCCGCGGACGGGTACGACCTACCTGCACGGGCTGCTCGCCCAGCTTCCCGGCGTCCGGGCACCGCAGGGCTGGGAGCTGCTCTCGCCGCTCCCACCTCCGACGGGCGACGAAGCCGACGACGATCCCCGGATCCGCGCGGCCGACGAGGAGTTGACCTTTCCGCAGCGGATCAGCGAGCCGATGCTCGCGATCCACCGCTACGCCGGTCGCATGCACAAGGAATGCCTGTCCGCGATGTCGTTCGCGTTCCGCAGCGAGGAGTTCATCAGCCGCTACGACCTTCCGAACTATGTCGACTGGCTCGCCGCCGCCGACATGACGACGGCGTACGACACCCATCGGCGCGTGCTCCAGGTCCTCCAGCGCCGGCAGCGCACCGGGCGGTGGGTCCTGAAGTCGCCGGTCCATCTCAACAATCTCCCGACGCTCATGGCCGTCTATCCCGACGCCCGCATCGTGATCACCCACCGCGAGCCCGCGGAGGTCCTCGGATCGGTCACCAGCCTCGTCGCCAACCTGCGGCGGGCGTTCAGCGACCGGGTCGACGAGGCCGCGACCGGGCGCTACCACCTGGAGCTCTACGGACGCACGCTCTCGTCGCTCGGCCCGTGGCTGGACGACGGCGTGGTGGCTCCCGACCGGGTCGTTCACGTCCGCCAGGCCGACCTGATCGCCGACCCGCAGGCGACCCTGGACGAGATCGCGGCGCGCTTCGGCCTCCCGACCGCGACCGTCGACGCCCGCCCCCCGGTCGAGACCGGCAGCCACGACTACACCCTCCAGGGCAC